The nucleotide sequence GAAGGACGGGACATCTGCAAGTACGCGGGCAAGAGGGTTGCCGTAATTGGTGCCGGGCAGAGCGCGCTGGAATCAGCGGCTCTTCTGCATGAAGCAGGCGCGAAAGTGGAAGTCATTGTGCGGAACCCTTCTTTACGATGGATTGGCATGCACAAGTGGCTGCACAGACTGGGACCGATCTCCGCTTTGCTCTATTCCAAGCACGATGTCGGTCCACTTGGCGTGAGCCGCCTTGTTGCCTACCCCAAACTCGTGTCGGTCGTTCCTCTGAAGGTTCGCGACAAGATTCGAACCCGCGCAGTGCGGCCAGCTGGATCACCTTGGCTCATTGATCGCCTATCGACTGTAAAGATTACTACTGGGCGAGTCGTCTGGCAGGCGGCTACCGAGGGGAACGAAGTTGCCCTGTCGCTCGACGATGGGAGCGAACGACGTGTAGACCATGTTTTATTGGGAACAGGGTATGAAGTTGATATTTCTCGCTATGAATTTCTGCCTCCCGAACTCGTCAAAGAAGTACAACTGTTTGGCGGATATCCCAAGCTCCGTAGCGGGTTCCGTAGTTCCGTACCGGGTTTGCACTTTATCGGAGCTACGGCAGCGAGGAGTTTTGGCCCGCTGCTCTATTTCGTCGCGGGTACCGAATTTGCATCGCGGGAGCTCTCGTCGCACATCTCTCGTAGTGCAGGGGAAACCAATTGATGGCCACCACAGCGGTCGAAAATAGAGCGACGAAATCGATGGTGTCCTGCGCACCGCCCGTGGGGGCGGTAATCGTGGGTGGCGAGCATCCTGGTTTGGGAATTGTTCGCAGTCTCGGCCGCAAGGGGATTCCGGTTTGCATCGTGGATGACCAGCAATCGGTGTCACAATTCTCCCGATACGCGGGCCGAACAGTCCGCGTAAGAGACCTGCGGGATGAACAGAAGACCGTAGACAGCATCCTCGAAGTTGGTGAGCGTTTCGGACTCAGGGGCTGGGTTCTCTTTCCCACTCGCGACGAAACGGTGGCTGCATTCGCGCGCCATAGAGAGCGTCTGGCCCAATTTTTCCGCGTTACGACGCCAAACTGGGAAAGCGTCAAATGGGCTTGGGATAAGAAAAACACCTATGAGCTCGCGGAACAGCTGGGAATCCCAGTGCCAGGGACGTGGAATCCGAGGAGTAAGGAGGACCTTGCTCAGCTCTACGGCCGTCTGCCGCTGGCCATCAAGCCGGCCATTAAAGAAAATTTTTTTTACGCCACACACTCGAAGGCCTGGCGGGCCGATACTCCCGCCGAACTCGACACTCTGTTCGTCCGTGCCACGCGTCAAATCAGACCGGAAGAAGTACTGATCCAGGAGATCATTCCCGGAGATGGTACTCGGCAGTACTCATATTGCGCATTCTTTCGCGACGGTAAAGCTCATAGCAGTCTCACCGCGATGCGTATGCGACAGCATCCCCGCGAATTTGGACGCGCTGCTACCTATGTCGAGAGTGTAGATTTGCCGGAGATCGAGGAGCTCTCGGAGCGTTTTCTTAAGGCGATTGACTACTACGGCCTGGTCGAAGTCGAGTTCAAACAGGATCCTCGCGACGGAAAGTTTAAACTGTTGGATGTAAATGCTCGCACTTGGGGATTTCATAGTATCGGCGCTCCAGCGGGAATCGATTTCCCGTATCTGCTGTTTGCGGATCAGTTGGGAGAAGTCGTTCCACCATCCCGTGGGCGGGCTGGAGTCGGCTGGCTGCGGCTGATAACGGACATGCCAACTGCGGCATCTGACCTGTGGCACGGCCACATGGATTTGGGTTCTTACGTCGAGTCCCTGAAGCGCACTCGCGTGGAGTCAGTATTTTCTGTGGACGACCCGATTCCCGCAATCGCTGAATTGTGCATGCTACCGTACCTAGTTGCCAAGAAGTACATCCTCTAGTGCCCATTTAGCTTGCTCATAATGTTTCTTGCGTTCTTGTGACGACAAACCTCCAGCATGCCGAGTTGTATAACCCATCCCACGCATGGGTTGTGCCGCGAAATCACCATACCTCTTATCTTGGAGGGCAAGTGTTTGCAGTTCACTTAACCGATATCCCAGCTTTATGGACGACTGTTTTAGTCGCTTTGAGCATTCGCACGGATGCGGGAGCCGCTTAAATAGGATTACGAAGTGGGCCGGACTTGGATTTCAGGTCCGGCTTATTTTTTTTCATAACCCTAATATCGGATTTCAAAGAGAATTTTCCTCACTTACCGATTGTCCATTTTATGACGCACTACCCGGAGGCACCATTGACGTATGCACCAATGTGATCTAGTCTGTTTTCGTTCTTCTTCGTAATCATTACCTTCCCCAGCAAGCAGTGTGACCCTAATGACCCTCCGTCGTTTGTTGTCCGTTGTATTCGCTGGTGTGGTTTCGTGCACCGTGCCGGAACTCCACGCGCAGACCATCGCAACTTTTGATGTCCCGGGCGCTGAGGGTACATTTCCGCAAGCGATCAATCGAGATGGTCAGGTCGCGGGATACTACCGGGACAATGTGTTTCAAAATCATGGTTTCGTTCGTGATGCGAGCGGCATCCTAGTGACATTTGATGTTCCGGGTTCGATCAACACCACGCCAGTAGCGATCGATCAGGACGGTCATATCACAGGCTCCTATGGGGATTCGGTTGCTGACCATGGTTTCTTGCGCCAGCCGGATGGCAACATTCTCTTGTTCGATGCTCCCGGTTCGAGCGGGACCTATCCTCGCGGCATCAGTCCCGGAGGTTTGATCACCGGCTACTATTACGACGACTTCGGCATTCATGGATTTCTTAGGGCTAAGAACGGAAACGTGATTCCCTTCGATGCTCCTGGAACTTTCCCAATTACATTTCCGCAGGCGATTAACCGAAAAGGGCAGATCGCGGGGTGGAATATCGATCAGCCGGGAGCCAGTGGCCGAGGCTTCGTGCGCGAAGTTGATGGGACCTTCACGAGATCGTTCGATTCCGAGACCTACGCGGTCGCGATCAATGCGGAAGGCGAAGTCAGCGGTTACACGGGCAATAACGCGATTCGGGGGTTCCTGTCCGAGCCCGATGGCAACGAAGTCATTTTCGATGTCGTGAATTCCACGATTTCCGCAACTCCAGTGGCGATCGATCACTCTGGACGCGTAGCGGGCTGGTATTACGACGACCAGACAGGAGCCGTGAACGGCTTCATACGAAAGCGCGATGGCACATTCGTCAAATTTTCTGTGTCGCCCTCGGCGGAAACTTTTCCCACTGCCATGTTCGGGAGCCGGATCACCGGCGATTACGACGATGAAAATGGCACACACGGTTTCGTTCGTGACAGTCAGAATACGGATGTGCACTGATTCTGTACGACCTGAAGTCTGCAATACTTGTCCATGAGCGACCGCGGTCTCGTGACGTGCTTTAGTTATTTTCTGGCTATCCCACTGGTGAAATCGCGACAATCCATTCTGCTTCGCCGGCAACCAAACTGAAAGTCACTTTACAAACCGCTTTCCTGGTATTTGTTTCCGGGGTGCTGTGGTGGCGTCCTCTGCTCCGCACCTTCAGCCTTGCGCTCCACGACGAAGCGTACACGCACATTCTGCTGATTGTTCCTCTGAGCTTCGCTCTCCTCTACCTGGAACGAAACCTTCTATGGCCAGCGCTCCAGTCCGGGACAGGTTTTGGAGTCGCGTGGCTGGCGGCTGCTCTGCTGCTTGCAGGCTTCGAGCGATGGGGTGCAGCCAGCATGTCCGAAGACATTCATCTTTCGTTGAGCATGCTGGCCCTCGTTCTCTGGTGGCTCGGCAGTTTTATTGTTGGTTTCGGAACACGAACCTTTCAGTCGCTCCTATTCCCACTTTTGTTCTTATTGTGGATCGTCCCTCTTCCGGGTCTTCTGGTGGACGAGATCATCAGTTCTCTCCAATATGAATCCGCTTTCGCGGCGCGGATCATGTTCAGGCTGGCGGGTGTTCCCGTCACGCAAGACGGCGTAATACTGTCAATTCCGAGCCTGGATATTGAGGTCGCGCGCGAGTGCAGCAGCATTCGATCCAGCATGTTGCTGGTGATCATTACGATGGTCCTCGCACATCTCTTTTTGCGTTCCGGATGGAGAAAGGTCTTCTTCATCGTCGCGGCAATTCCCATGGCAGCCATCAAGAATGGATTCCGCATTTTTACGATCACGGAGTTGGGCACCAAAGTCGACCCAGGGTACTTCGACGGCAACCTGCATCACCGAGGTGGAATTCTCTTTCTGGGAGTGGCGCTCGTCGTGGCGGGTTTACTGTTGTGGCTTCTGCGCCGGACTGAAACCATCAACTAGCCTCTTTCACTCCGCCTCTTCGTTTGAAGCCAAGAGTCCTCACAACACGACGGCGAAAGCATACACGGTGAATATCACCGTACAGCCGACCAACGGACCGATGAGTATTCTCTATGCGTGACCCACAGGTCAGAGTCAGCCCGGTTCCTCCACCCTGAACGCTCCAACTGGCACGACGGTTTCGATCACCGCGATCTTGGGCGCTGGAGCAAATGGTCAGATCAACCTTCTCCCCACGAACAATACGAACGTGGTGATCGACATCACGGGATACTATGCGGCGCCGGGTTCGGGTAGGCTGTCGTTGCACCCAGTTGCGGGTTGCCGCGCGGTGAGCGCGTTAGCTTTCAGCCAAACGACAACGCTGAACATCGCGGGTTCATCATGCAAGCTTCCACCAGCCGCGAAGGACTATGTTCTGAATGGGACCATTGTCCCTTGGTTCGGATACCTTGGGAACCTGGTGTTCTGGGCAAATGGAACATCCCAACCCGGCATGACTTCTCTGGCGGGTACCGATGGTTCTGTTGTTTCCAACGGAGCGGTGGTTTCCACTACGAACGGGTACATCAACGTTAACTGCCAGAACATGACGTCGTTGTATGTGGATATCAACGCATACTTCGCACCATAAAACAGCGATAGGACAATCAGAGTTAGAGAGAGGCTGCGCCCGTACGAAACGGGCGCGGCCTTTTTGCTGTACAGGCGGATTCGGATCGATTGTTGAGCAGTTTGGAGTGGAGTGCGAATTCCGAGGACATTATCGGAAAAGGACAGTCAAGGATAGTGAACGGATGCGAACGCAGAGACCTAGACCGGCGCTCAAGGAGAGAGATTGCTTGGAAGGCGCAAAATAGAACGAGGCTCATCCCCTGAGGGTGAGCCTCGTCAATTTATAGGACCTAAAAACTATGATTGAGTAACAGCCTTAGAACGTGAGCGAATCACCATCGCCCCCAGACACGTGATCCCAGCGCCGAGCAAGTAAACTAGCGCAGAGCCACCTTCCGGGACCTGCTGGCAACGCCGATCGCGTCTCGGATCGCATCGGTCTCTGGGGCCTGCAAAAGACGCGGGCGCCAGCAACATCAAAAACAAAGCAGCCAGTACAAACTTTCGATTGATCATCAGCAAAACTCCCTTTAAACGGACTATATTTTGACCTCTTGCAGGGGAGTGTCTACACAAGGGCCGCTTTGTTAGCAAAACCGCCCATAGCACTACTAACATTAGGCCCTGCCCGTAAGTCGCTGTCAAGATGATACTTTTTGCAACAGTTGCACGGGAATGCGACCCCTTTCCACTCCACTGTTCGTCAACAAGCCCAAAATTCGAACCGAAAGTGGGGGGTGGTATCCCCTAAATACTTGACTGTCTTGCCCCAAGCAACCCGGTTTCCCCTTATCCTAGGTAGTCACGCCGTTTTGGGGGCGAGGCATCCTCAACCATGAAGATGAGCTGGCGGTACGTGCTCTTGGGTGTCTTGGCGCTAATCTCGACTGCCGTAGTTCTATTGCGCGATTCCTCCGACCGGCATCACACCGTGACTCTCACTTGGAACGCTGCAGCGCCCCCTAGAGGGGGCAGTTTGGCAGGATACAACGTCTACCGGCGTATTGCGGAGGGAGGCCCTTTTGTCAAGATTGCCGGGAAGGTACCGGGTTCGCCCTATGACGACCGTTTCGTGACCAGCGGTCGAAAATATGTGTATGTCGTGACGTCGGTAGACCAAACCGGACGGGAAAGCAGATATTCAACTCCGGTCGAAGTACAAATTCCATGACACGGCGAACGCCAGATTCGGCAAGTCGTAGGGTTGGGGCACACAGCGGTTTGCTCGATACGAAGAAGAGAATTACTTGGTAACAGCTTTGAGCCCGCTGGGAGGCGAGGGTCCTCCATCAGTAGCACTGAAATCGGAAAAACCAAAAAAACTCCAATTAAAATCTGGATTGTCGTAGAACCCTATGCCTGGGCTTCCAGAATTGTAGACTGCGTGACCCTTCTGGCAATCAGGGCCTTCGTTTCCCTCGTTTCCTGTGTCGGTAACCTGCATGATTTGCGAACCATTCCGATACGCCGTAAGAACTGGCGGATTGCCTGCGACCGTCGCTCTAAGAACGTCTCCATCGATGAGATTGATAGAAGGCACGGACGGCTCGATGTTGCACCAGAGCCCATTTTTTCCGCCCCAGCGTGCGATGTGACAATAGCGGTTATTTGGCATCACGCTGCAGTAAACTTCATAGCCGGTGATGGTATGGGCGGATGCGTCAATGGTCGTCCTTAAACGCAGTTCTATTTCGTGACAACAACTCCCGGAGGGAGTCGTGTTGATTTTGACCGTGCCCTGTACTGTCTGGTCGGGGCCCCATGTTCCCGTCAGTATGGCAGTCGGATCGCCAAATTGGGTAGGTTCGCTAACTCCGAACGCATAACCTGCCGTTTGTACGTCGCCCCAAAGATCTTTGCCCGCGGTGCTTCCGCCCGTCCAGTTGCAGGGACTACCCTCGCAGATAGGATTCTCAGTGGCAGGGAACTTCGTGCTATAGGTACGGGCAGCGAGCGGAAGAGTTAACATCAAGAGAGCCGTCGCGAGGCCATTTTTGTTTATGATCCGCATAAAACTTCTGGAATTTAAACTAAACTAGCGACATGACGGCCACCAGACACGGAAGTGCATTCCTGGCCAAGGAAACGTCCGATCCCGCGGTTGTTCTTGTGTCAACTAGACCGGTGGTCGCCGGGCGACTGGCCGCCGAACACGTCACAGTCTAATGACCTTTCGATTGTGGTGACTAAGGGTCAATCTATGTCGAAGGGCCACGGAAGTTCCACCGATTCTCGTCTGACAATCTAACGCGCGAAGTTGGAAGTCGTGGGGACAGTCCGCAGTATCGCCTGGAGCAGTGTCGACGGCCTTTCCGCAATGGACGGCTACGCGCAAGGACTACTCAGTGCTTTTCCCTTAACGAGCGAGAGGCTATATAGCCCGCGTTGAAGGCAGCGCCGCACCCGTGGGACCGGGAAACGGTTGGGATGCGATCATTCGCCGCGTAGTGCCGCAAGCGCATCATCTTTGTTCCTTCCCGCCTCGCTGAGTCCACTCACATCGCCTCTGCGCCTTGTACTCAATTTGTGCTGACTCGTTATCCGCGAAGTGCATCGAGTACTCTCGGCCTGTCGAATTTCGATCCCGCTTCCGACGGGTTCTTAATGATTCCGGGATTCCAAAATGGGATTAAGGGAGCCTCGGTATGTACTAACGATTTGGACCAAAGCCAAAGTGAGCAGTAAAGATCAGGCAACATGGGACGTAGAATAGTCAAATTACAAACATCGCCCTGGGGGGCAACGTTTCACCACCCAGAGAATCCTACGTTGGGCTCCTGACGCAACCGCCGGAGTTCCTGAGGCGGGTCGCGTAAAGGTCAAAATGAAAAGTGTGTTTGATGCGAGAAACCAATCCACCGAGAAATGCGTCCCGAAGCAGAGTGCTCGTCGTGCTACAACTGTTCTCGGAAATAGACTGCGCTGCCTCCTGCCGATAGCCATGTTTTTTTGCGCTGCCGCAACTGTGCTGGCTGCCGCGCCCGGGTTCAAGCAGGAAAAGGATAATCAAGCGAACTCCGGGAACACGAGCAGGGTGACGTTTTCCGCGCCCATCTCGTCTGGAAATCTTATTGCGGTCTATCTCATTTGGGACAATACGGGAAGCGCTTCGGTTTCTGATTCTTTGGGGAACAGTTACACCAGTGCCGTCGTGCCGACTCGATGGTCCAATAGCAGGTACAGCACCCAGATTTTCTATACGATCAGCGCGAGCAGTGGTATCGATTCGGTAACGGCCACATTTGCGACGAGACTCAGTCAGTTCGGCATTATCTACGCGCACGAATACACCGGGATCCGCGCAACCGCACCAATCGATGTGACTGCCGCTGCAGTCGGAACGTCCGGCTCTCTTTCCAGCGGGTCGGCCACTACCCTAAACGACAACGATCTGCTTTTTGCGGGAGGAGTATCGGCAAATCGTGTGACGGGCGCAGGCGCCGGCTATACCGCGCGCTCGAACGCGCAAGCCAACATCACCGAGGACAGAGTGGTTTCTGTCAAAGGTTCCTACAGCGCGACGGCAAGCAACAGTGGTGGCGCGTGGGCGATGCAGTTGGTCGCCTTTAAGGGCCTGGCGGCAGGGGACACCACACCTCCTACGGTGCCGACCGGCCTTAACACGACCGTCCTGTCCCCGACGCAAATCAACTTGTCGTGGAATGCTTCCAGCGACCCTGACAATCCCTCGAGTCAGTTGAGCTACAGCATCTATCGGAACGGCACTCGCGTTTCTACCACGGCAGCGGGTGTGATCTCGTGGACAGATTCCGGTCTCTCTCCCTCCACCACATACACATATACGGTTTCTGCCGCCGATCCAGCTGGCAACGTTTCGGCGCAATCCGCCCCCGTGCAGGCGACAACACCGCCTGCATCGGACACGACCCCACCGACGGTTCCGGCCAATCTTGCGTTGACAGGTACAACGGCATCGACGGTTTCCCTGGCGTGGAACGCCAGTACCGACAATGTTGGCGTGGCCGGATACAAGATTTTTCGCAGTGGAACGCAAGTGGGCTCGACGGGAGCGGTTTCCTATACCGATACCGGCCTTGCGGCCTCAACGACCTATTCTTATACCGTGTCCGCCTTTGACGCGACTGGGAACAATTCAGCGCAGAGTGCTCCGGTAAGCGCCACCACAGCGACGCCGGATACCCAAGCCCCAACCGTTTCCATCACGTCTCCTGCCAATAATCAGACCGTTTCCGGTGCTTTTACAATCACCGCGAATGCAGCGGATAATGTGGGAGTTGTCGGAGTCCAGTTTCAGCTTGACGGGAACAGTCTGGGCGCCGAAAACCCCTCACCGCCGTATTCCATCACGTGGGACACCACACAGACTGCAAATGGTTCCCATGTCTTGACCGCCGTGGCGCGAGATGCGGCAGGCAATAAGACCAGTTCGTCGCCGGTAACCGTTACGATCAACAACAACTTCCCTAGACCCTACAGCACTACGTTCCCGCTCACGGAGAGTCCCATATCCGAGGGCGGCAACTGGATGAGCGCGATGGCCGGAACTCGTGGAAATCTTTGGAGCGACGTGTATACCTCCAGCCATTTCGCCTATGGTCCAGCACTGCCAACGCAGTTCGGTGATCCTACGGCTATGCTCGCTGGAAGCTGGACTCCAGATCAGAGTGCGCAGGCGACGGTCCGTGTAGTCACCCCACACAGTGACTGCTGCCATGAAGTCGAAATACGTCTACGTACGGCAATGGGACCCAACTCGATCACGGGATACGAAATCAATTGCAGCGTTGCGACGGCGAACCCCTACGTCCAGGCAGTACGGTGGAACGGACCCAACGGCGACTTCACCTATATTGGGTCCGCAAATACGAACTGCGTGGACGGGGATGTACTCAATGCAAGCATAATAGGAAGCACAATTTCCGTTTACAAGAACGGGATTTTGCTTTTCATCGCCAACGATTCCACATTTACGAGTGGAGCGCCCGGCATTGGCTTCTACCAGGCGGGCAGCGGCAACTTCAATGATTTTGGTTTTTCCAGCTTCACAGCCTCGGACGGGTCCACGAACGATACATCGCCTCCATCGGTTCCCGCCAACCTCGCTGCAAGTCCTTTTTCTCCCTCCGAGATTGATCTGGCCTGGACTGCTTCAACGGACAACGTCGGAGTGGCGGGTTATCAGGTGTTCCGCGATAACGTTCCAAGAGGGACCAGTACGACTGCCAGTTTTTCTGACAAGACCGTGTTTCCCAATATTCAATACACGTACGCTGTGTCCGCCTTCGATGCGGCCGGAAATGTATCAGATCAATCCTCGCCAGTGGTCGCACAGACGTCGTTCGGGTCCGACACAACACCTCCCTCTGTTCCGGCCAACCTGCAGACGTCGAAAGTGACGTCGACCACTTTGACCCTTACCTGGTCCGCGTCGACTGACAATGTTGCGGTTGCGGGCTATTGGATATTCCGGAACGGTGCTCAGGTAGGCACCATAACCACGGCCACGAGTTTCGTCGATACGGGCCTAACCCCGTCGACGACCTATTCTTACACGATCGCTGCATATGACACTTCCAACAATGTCTCCGCCCAATCCCAGTCGATAACCGTGACCACTGCACCTCTGGCGATGACTCCCCCATCCATCGTTCAAGTGAATCAAAATCAAATCGCCAGTGGATCGAGCACCTCGGTCACGTTCAACACTCCGACGGTTGCGGGGAATACGATTGTGGTCTATGTGATCTGGAACAACGCGGGCAACGTTACTGTGACGGATTCTCGCGGTAATACTTTTGTCAGCGTCAGCGCACCAGTGATCTGGAGCAGCGGAAACAGCGCGCAGATTTTCTATGCTTCAGGTATTGCCGGGGGGGCGGACACAGTGACTGCTGCGTTTCGTACTCCTGTAACCAATTTTGGTGTTGTATACGTACACGAATACGCCGGAATCAGCGTAAGCAGTCCGGTCGATCTCACGGCCTCCGCGACAGGGTCTTCGGGCTCATTGAACAGCGGGGCCATCACTACCACTGGTGCGAATGAATTGATCTTTGGTGCTGGCGTCTCAGATAACTCGGTAACTGCTGTCGGGTCGGGTTTCAGCTCGCGAGATCTGGCATACGGCAACGTTACGGAAGATCAGGTTGCAGCTTCAATTGGCTCCTATGCCGCCACCGCCACGCACAATGGCAGGATATGGGGCATACAGGTAGTGGCGTTCCGCCCCGCTCAGTGACTATCTATGTAGCCTGCCATCTATTGAAGGACCGACAACGGGGAAGACTCGCCCACAACCAGATTCGGGTCCTGAGCACAAGAGGCAAAAAATACTGCCGAACGTGCTATCAAGGGTCCCGATGTGCAATCGGACTCTCTCTCGACCGTATCGGCTAACTTTTGGTTTCGAAACCTCTGCGGGACGCAGGCATTCTTTAGGACCAGTGCTGGCCAAAGCATGCTAGCCTTCTTGAGGAGCCGGGTGGTTTCGGCCAGCGGCAGACGATCCGACCATATGAAGAGCTATCGCGAAGACTGCTCCAGGACGTCGATGCCCCTAGCTGTTTAGGCGTGACATCAAGAAGTTCAAATACTTGTGTCTAGTTCACAACCAACGGTATTGCTGGTCGCAACAACCCGCTGGTTTCCGGCGGCTCGGCTTGCAATGGCGCTTGCGGACGCCGGTTTTCGAGTGGAAGCTTTTTGTCCAGCGGGCCATCCTGTCACTAAAACGAGCGCAGTACGCGCGACCATCCGATATCGCCCGCTGTTACCGCTTAAGTCACTCCAACATGCGATCGAAGCAACCCACCCTCACTTAGTGATTCCCGCTGACGACTTGGCGGTCCGTCATCTCCACGCCCTTCATCAACGAGACCTACAACGCGGTGCAAGTGAGGCTCGTTCCGCGCTCCTGATAGAACGTTCAATTGGTTCGCCGGAGAGCTTTCCCATCTTGTCGGACAGGGCTGCTTCCATGCGAGTGGCCGAGGAGGAGGGTGTCAGAGTTCCTGAGACCCACGCTCTTCACTCTGTGGACGATCTCAAGAAGTGGGTTGAACGTATGGGCCTTCCCACGGTCCTCAAGGCAAATGGAACCTCCGGGGGTGATGGAGTGCGGGTTGTTCGAACGATGAAAGAAGCCGAACTGGCTTTCCAGGCTTTGCAAGCGCCTCCGCTCATTGCCCGGGCTTTGAAACGGGCAGTTATCGATCACAATTGGTCCTTGGTACAGCCATCGCTGCTCCGACGCCGATCGGTTGTTAATGCGCAGAAATTTGTGGACGGATGTGAAGGGACTAGCGTAGTCGTCTGCTGGGAGGGAGCAGTGCTGGCTTCGCTCCACTTTGAGGTCATTCAGAAGCGAGACGCGGCGGGCCATGCTACGGTCGTGCGTTTCATGGAGAATGAAGAAATGTCTGATGCAGCGAGCCGAATCGCCCGACGCTTGCGGCTCTCCGGAATACACGGGCTTGACTTCATGTTGGAAGCTGACACGCGGAAGCCATACATGATTGAAATCAATCCGCGTGTCACGCAACTCTGCCACCTCACGCTTGGGCTGGGACACGATGTTCCGGCAGCCTTGTTGGAGGCGCTGTCCGGGAAGACCGTGGCGCCTTCTCCAAAGCTGACCGACCATGACACCATCGCACTATTCCCGCAGGAGTGGATCCGCGATCCGCAGAGTTCGTTTCTGCGTTCCGCGTATCAAGATGTTCCGTGGCAAGAGCCCGGGCTGATGGAAGCCTGTGTCCGCAGCAGCAGAAAACAGCGAGGTTGGCATCGCCCAGGGAAATCGATGGATGCTAAACAGAGGAGTTCGTAATGCAGGAAATTGCGATCATTGGCGCAGGTCCGTACGGACTCTCGATAGCGGCTCACTTGCGGCAACGTGGCATGCCGTTTCGTATCTTTGGCCCGCCGATGGATACGTGGCTGTCGCACATGCCCAGGGGAATGTTCCTTAAGTCGGATGGTTTCGCTTCCAATCTTTCAGATCCGGACGGCGCCTACACCCTGAAGAAATTTTGTGAAGAGAAAGGAATCGCCTACGCAGATATGGGGCTCCCGGTGCGTCTCGAAACCTTTTGCGCCTACGGACTCGCCTTTCAGAATCGAATGGTACCCAACCTGGAAAACAGGCTG is from Acidobacteriota bacterium and encodes:
- a CDS encoding NAD(P)/FAD-dependent oxidoreductase, with the translated sequence MSSEIEISGRMAQPVYQKEPTRAACDVAVIGAGPYGLSAGAHLKAKGINVRVFGDPMEFWAKKMPEGMLLRSPRIASTISDSHGAYTLEAYEAAAKIGPSAPLPLDTFVAYGKWFHHQLGSNLESRTVTRVDREQQGFRLTMEDGDVVRCGRVVVAAGIGPFRRKPAVFRGLPEDRVSHCYEGRDICKYAGKRVAVIGAGQSALESAALLHEAGAKVEVIVRNPSLRWIGMHKWLHRLGPISALLYSKHDVGPLGVSRLVAYPKLVSVVPLKVRDKIRTRAVRPAGSPWLIDRLSTVKITTGRVVWQAATEGNEVALSLDDGSERRVDHVLLGTGYEVDISRYEFLPPELVKEVQLFGGYPKLRSGFRSSVPGLHFIGATAARSFGPLLYFVAGTEFASRELSSHISRSAGETN
- a CDS encoding ATP-grasp domain-containing protein gives rise to the protein MVSCAPPVGAVIVGGEHPGLGIVRSLGRKGIPVCIVDDQQSVSQFSRYAGRTVRVRDLRDEQKTVDSILEVGERFGLRGWVLFPTRDETVAAFARHRERLAQFFRVTTPNWESVKWAWDKKNTYELAEQLGIPVPGTWNPRSKEDLAQLYGRLPLAIKPAIKENFFYATHSKAWRADTPAELDTLFVRATRQIRPEEVLIQEIIPGDGTRQYSYCAFFRDGKAHSSLTAMRMRQHPREFGRAATYVESVDLPEIEELSERFLKAIDYYGLVEVEFKQDPRDGKFKLLDVNARTWGFHSIGAPAGIDFPYLLFADQLGEVVPPSRGRAGVGWLRLITDMPTAASDLWHGHMDLGSYVESLKRTRVESVFSVDDPIPAIAELCMLPYLVAKKYIL
- the xrt gene encoding exosortase, with translation MLWWRPLLRTFSLALHDEAYTHILLIVPLSFALLYLERNLLWPALQSGTGFGVAWLAAALLLAGFERWGAASMSEDIHLSLSMLALVLWWLGSFIVGFGTRTFQSLLFPLLFLLWIVPLPGLLVDEIISSLQYESAFAARIMFRLAGVPVTQDGVILSIPSLDIEVARECSSIRSSMLLVIITMVLAHLFLRSGWRKVFFIVAAIPMAAIKNGFRIFTITELGTKVDPGYFDGNLHHRGGILFLGVALVVAGLLLWLLRRTETIN
- a CDS encoding fibronectin type III domain-containing protein codes for the protein MKMSWRYVLLGVLALISTAVVLLRDSSDRHHTVTLTWNAAAPPRGGSLAGYNVYRRIAEGGPFVKIAGKVPGSPYDDRFVTSGRKYVYVVTSVDQTGRESRYSTPVEVQIP
- a CDS encoding ATP-grasp domain-containing protein; the protein is MSDRAASMRVAEEEGVRVPETHALHSVDDLKKWVERMGLPTVLKANGTSGGDGVRVVRTMKEAELAFQALQAPPLIARALKRAVIDHNWSLVQPSLLRRRSVVNAQKFVDGCEGTSVVVCWEGAVLASLHFEVIQKRDAAGHATVVRFMENEEMSDAASRIARRLRLSGIHGLDFMLEADTRKPYMIEINPRVTQLCHLTLGLGHDVPAALLEALSGKTVAPSPKLTDHDTIALFPQEWIRDPQSSFLRSAYQDVPWQEPGLMEACVRSSRKQRGWHRPGKSMDAKQRSS